The genomic stretch GCCGTCAACCCTGCCGGTCCGGCGCCCATGATGATGACGTCAAAGACCTCTTCCTCCCGCCCCCCGGCACCGAAGACTTCAGTGAGCCGCGGCACATCGAACCCGATGATCATCTCGTCGCCCGCCACCGTCACCGGCACCCCGTACTGCCCGGTGAGTGCCACCATCTCCTCTGCCGCTGCCGTGTCGGCGCCGACATCGACATCCTCGTATTCGATATTGTTTTTTTCGAGGAATGCCTTGACCATGCGGCAGTATGGGCACTGTTTTGTCGAGTACACCTTTACCTTCGGCATATGTTCCTTCCTCACAGAACTGGAATAAAAGGGTTGCGCCGGGAACGGCCCATTTCCACCAATGATACGCCCATTCCAGAAGGCGTAACGGGGTGCGCTTACGTTCCATGCGCCCATCCATGCAACAGGCGCCGGGAGGGACATAATAGACCCTGATGACACAACAGGATCCCCGGAGTCCCGGTTCAATACCAGGAACACCAGAAAAATGGAGGTGATCACTCCACGCTGCCGAAACGGACGCCCGGGACCCCGCAGATCGGGCACCGTTCCGGGACGGCGTTCAGGACGATGTTGCCGCAGACCGGGCAGAGGAAGACATCGGTGAGATCGAGATCCTTTCCGCCCTGCACCGCCTCAAGCGCCCGCGTATACAGACCGGCATGCACCTGTTCGGCCTTCATGGCGTGGGTGAAAGTGATCACGGCCTCATCATTCCCCTCCTTCTCCGCCTCCTCGACAAAACGGGGGTACATCTCGGTGAACTCGTCGGTCTCGCCCTCGATGCTCCCCTGCAGGTTCTCGGCCGTCGTCTTCAGGCCACCCATCACGACGAGTTCGCGCCGCGCGTGGATCGCCTCGGCCATGGAGGCGGCCCGATAGAGACGCCCCACATTCTTGAAACCCTCTTCGTCGGCTTTCTCGGAAAATGCTGCGTATTTCCGGTTTGCCTGCGATTCACCGGCAAATGCCGCCCTGAGATTCTCCTGTGTTGCCATGATTGACCATCTGATCAGGGATCTACATATACCTTCCACCCGGCAGGGGAGGCGGACGACCGGAACAGAGGCTCCGGACCCGATTCAGGGGGGCGGGGACCGCCGGATCACAATTTGAATATTTATATATTACCGGAACCGAACCCAACCTGATGAAGCGGATGCGCGATATGGCGGACCCGGACCGCCCACGGGAGAAGATCGCCACCCGGGGCGTGGGCGCCCTCACCGACCGGGAATTGATCGCCGCCATCATCGGGAGGGGGGTGCCGGGACGGGACGTGCTGGAGATCGCCCGTGATATCGAGGGGGTGATCGCCGATTCTGGGGCGCCCCCCTATGCCGCCCTCACAGAGATCCAGGGGGTCGGATCGGCGAAGGCCTGCCAGATCGCCGCCGCCTTCGAACTCGCCCGCCGCCATTACGAACCCGGCGAGGTGCGCATCGCCGCTCCGGCAGACGTGGTGCCGCTCGTGCGCCACATCGCCGATCGAAAACAGGAATATTTCGTCTGCATCTCGCTCAACGGCGCCGGGGAGGTGATCGGCAACCGGGAGGTGACCAAGGGGCTGATCAACTACAGCCCGGTCCACCCGCGGGAGGTGTTCGCCGACGTGATCACCGACCGGGCGACCTCGGTGATCTTTGTGCACAACCATCCCTCGGGAAGCCTCGAACCAAGCCGTGAAGACATCGCCATGACCCGCCAGCTCGTTTCGGCCGCCGAGATCCTGGGGATCCGGGTGCTCGACCATATCATCATCACTCGCCGCGCCCACCTCTCCATGCGCGAACGCGGACTGCTCTGAAACGGCATGACCGATTACCGCCGGGTGAACCGGACCCTCTGGCTGATCCTTACGGCAAACATCCTCGTAGCAGTTGCAAAAGCCTCATTCGGCCTCATGGCCGGTTCGATGTCGATGGTGGCCGACGCCCTCCATTCCACCTTCGACTCGGCCTCGAACGTCATCGGGATCATCGCCACCCGCTACGCCGCACTCCCCCCGGACAGAAACCATCCCTACGGTCATGCAAAGGTGGAGACGCTCGCCACCCTGATCATCGGGGGGATGCTCATGCTGACGGCCTACTGGGTGATCAGCGAGGGCCTGGGGCGCCTCAGCGGCGGGGCATCACCGACGATCACCGGGGTCACGATCGCCGTGATGGCAGGGACACTCGTCGTCAACCTGCTTGTGGCCAGGTATGAACGGCGCATGGGGGAGGAACTGGGGAGCCCCTTTCTCATCGCCGATTCAGAGCACACAAAAAGCGACATCTGGGTCTCCCTCTCGGTGCTTGCCGGTTTTGTCGCCGTCACCCTCGGGTACCCCATCGCCGATCCCCTCATCGCCCTCCTCATCGGTGCCGTCATCGGACGGATGGGGCTCTCCATCCTGCATGAGGCCGGTCTGATCCTCACCGACGCCACGACGGTGGAATGCGTCGAGGCGGTCAGAGAGGCGGTGGCGGGAATAGAGGGGGCGAAGGGGTTCCACCGTTTCCGCTGCCGGGGAACACCCGGCAACCTCTTCGCTGACATCCATGTCACCGTCGACCCGCAGATGAGCGTTGAGGACGCCCATGCCATCGCTTCACGGGTGGAGGCGGCGATCAAGGGCGCCGTAGCCGGCATGCAGGAGGTGGTGGTGCACATCGAACCCTCACGGAAGGAGGGAGAGGGGAAATCCGGGTAGGAAATCAGTCGGATGGTCCGACAATCGAGCAGAGTTCCCGCCCCTTCTCACGGCATGCCTCCACGATCTCCGGGCGGGTCCTGATATCCCGCACATGGTCCATGTCCCGCTGGAACACGCCGTCCCAGTAGGGGCAGTCGATGATCTCACAGAAGGTCCGGGTCGTCTGGAGGGCGCCGTCGAAGACATCGTCGTAGTTTGTGCCCGAGATGCAGATGAACAGGGTTTTTCTTTGTTTTCGGCGGTCTGGAGAGATAAAAGAGTTTTTTCGCATGTACTTTGCCATATAATAGACCTGAAACCGGTCCATAAACGACTTCAGCTTCCCCGGAATACCCATCGTCATGATGGGGGTGGCGATGATCAGACCGTCCATCTCCCTGAACCGCCGGTAGAAGGGGGTGACGTCATCCTGCATCCGGCAGTCCTCGTGCTCCATGCAGTGCAGGATCTCCATGCAGGGTGAGAAGTTCAGGAAGGGCACCATCACCCGCTCCACCTCACACCCCCCCTCCTCGGCCCCGGCGACCGCCTGCTCAAAAAGATAGGCGGTATTGCCGTTCCTGACCGGACTGCCGAGAAGGGCGATGATCTTCTTTCCCATGCACAAGAACCTCTTTCCCTCCTATATCTACCTATTCCCCCCCCTGCAAAAGCCATATATAATGGATCATGCTATTCTTCGTCTGGTGAAAACGTGACTGCAGAAGAACCCACGAAGGTAAAGGCAGGAGAGAAGGTCGGCCCCGGCAAGTATGTCTGTATCGACTGCGGTCGGGAACTCCATGTGACCGAATCCGAGAAGGATCTGGTCAAGTGCCCGAGCTGTGCCTGCGAGACCTACCAGTGCTTCCCGATGACGCACATCAGACCCGACATCAAGACACCTGAAGACGCAGTTCACCCGCCAAAACGCAAGTAAACCCCCTATCGGTGCGGGGGGCCGGAGGAATGGTTTCATGGCGAATGTTGAAGAGGTGGGACAGATCTTCATCTGTGAGATCTGCGGCAACGTGGTCGAAGTAAAGGAGGTCGGCGGAGGCGAACTGGTCTGTTGCGGCGAACCGATGGTCCTCCAGGAGTGATGGACATGGAACAGAAGATGAAGGAACTTGAGGAGAAGATCGGCAAAGTTCCGAAAATATTTGCCGAACTCAAGGATATCGAACCCGACATCTATGAGAAGGTGATGGGCATCGATCAACTCGTCTGGGCGGACGGTGCCCTATCCAAACAGACGAAAAAAGTGATTGCTATCGCTATTGCAGCTGCCCTCAGGGACCGCCATGCGGTAAGGGCCCAGATGGCGGGCGCAAAGAACCTGGGCGTCAGGAAAGAGGAGATCGAAGAGGGGCTCCGCGTCGCCTTCCTGCTGGCCGGCATGCCGGCCTATGTCTATGGTAAGACGGCGCTCGAGGAGATGATGGGGTAATTCCCCCTCTTTTCAGGTGATTGATATGGAAGAAGCGTATTCCCTGCCGATTATCGGTGAGGCCGCCCCCGATTTCCAGGCCGTCACCACCCACGGCCCGATGAAACTCTCCGAACTGCGGGGAAAATGGGTCGTGCTCTTCTCGCACCCGGCCGACTTCACGCCGGTCTGTACCACCGAGTTCATGGCGCTTGCACGGGCGAACGATGAACTCGAGGGCCTGAACGTGCAGCTTGTCGGTCTCTCCATCGACAGTGTCCACTCCCATCTCGCATGGGTGCGGAGCATCGAAGAGAAGATGGGGGTGAAGATCCCCTTCCCGGTGATCGCCGATCTCGACATGAAGGTCGCACGAAGGTTCGGTATGATCCACCCGGGCCAGAGCAGTACGGCGACGATCAGGACCGTCTTCTTCATCGATCCCGAGGGGACGATGCGGGCGATGATCTATTATCCGCTGAACAATGGGCGCTATATCCCGGAGATCGTCAGGCTGGTGAAGGCACTCCAGGTCACCGACCAGTTCAAGGTCTCGACACCGGCGAACTGGCAGCCCGGCGATAAAGTCGTCGTCTCCCCACCGAAGACAGCGGAGGAGATGGAGCGCCGCGGGGAAGAAGGCTACGAGTGCAAGGACTGGTACCTCTGCTTCAAGCAGATCTGATCCCCCAACCCTTTTAGCCGCCCCCAGGCGGAGCAGCCAGATATCAGTGAGGACAGGAGGAGGCGTTTATGGTCCCTGCACAGAAACGATCGGTTCTGCTGGTGGGAACAGCAGGCAAACGGTTCCAGACAGATGATCTCGAGAAGCAGGGCGATCGATGGACCGTCCGGGCCGTTCCCTCCAGCAGTGACGCCCTTACCCATCTGCAGGAGGAACCCGCCGACCTCGTCGTCCTCTGCGCAGGCGACCCCGGCATCAGAGATCTTCTGTCCGTATTCAGCCTCCCAACACCCCCTTCCCTTGTGATCCTTCGTGAGGGGGCACCACCCCTGATCATCAATGCTGTGAAGAGAGCAAGCGGCGACGAGATCCCGGAGATCCTCAGTGAGGCGATGGATGATCGGGACCACCAGCGCCTGCTCGGGGAGCAGGAGCGGCAGTTGAGCACGCTGCTCGGCAGTCTGCCCGGCATGGCGTACCGCTGCAAGAACACACCGACCCATACCATGGAGTTCGTGAGTCAGGGCTGCCTCCCCCTGCTCGGCTATCCTGCAGAGGACCTGATCGGCGACCGGAGGGTGGCCTATGGCGACCTGATCCACCCGGACGATCGGGAGGGTTTCTGGGAGGCGATCCAGGATGCGATAGATGAGAGGCGCCAGTTCACGCTCCGCTACCGGGTCCGGACGGCAGACGGCAGGACACGATGGGTCAGGGAGCAGGGCCGCGGGGTGGTCGGGGAGGACGGCACCCTGGAGGTGCTCGAAGGCTTCATCACCGACATCACCCCCGAAGCCGAGCTGCGTGATGAGATCGAACGGCGCGGGATCATCCAGACGGCGATCCTGGACAACATCCCTGACCTTGCATGGTTGAAAGACGGGGAAGGGCATTATATCGCCGTGAACCAGGCGTTCGAACACGCCTCTGGCTTCTCGCGCAGCGAGGTCGTCGGCCGGACCGACCTTGAAATCTGGCCGCGCTACCTTGCCGAACGCTATATGAACGAAGACCGGGAGGCGATGCGCTCAGGGTGCAGACAGGCCCTGGTCGAACCTTTCGTCCGGGTGGACGGCCTGGAAACCTGGGTGGAGACGGTAAAGACCCCGATCCGGAACAGGAGCGGGAATGTCACGGGAACGGCAGGGATCGCCAGGGATATCACCGAACGCCGCGCTATGGAAGAGGCGCTCAGAAAGAGCGAGGAGCGGTACCGCCTTTTCCTTCTCAATTTCCAGGGGATCGCCTTCAGGACGGGACCCGACCTGCTGCCGCTCTTCCTCTACGGCGACGTCCTGGGGATCACCGGCTATACGCCGGATCAACTGCTCAGGCAAAAGGAGATCTGGGAGGAGGTGATCTATCCTGCAGACCGGGAGGGGTTCCTGGGGACACTGGAGAAGACCACCCGCACCGGCACTGCAGGGGCGGTGGACCTCAGGATCATTGGTAAGGACGGCAGGGTCAGGTGGCTCCATGCCAGCGTGCAGAGGGTCGCTGACGATAGCGGCCACGGGGTGCAGGGCGCCCTCTTCGATATCACCGACCGCAAAGACGCTGAAGAGCAGATCAGATATCTCGCACGATTCCCGCAGGAGGATCCAGGACCAGTCATGCGTATCGGGCGGGACGGCATCGTGGCGTATGCAAATGAGGCGAGCAAACCGCTTCTTGAAGAGTGGGGCACCAGCGTCGGCGAACTCCTCCCGCCGGTGTGGCGGTCGGTCGTCAGGGGGGCCGTCGCCGACGGCCGCAGCCGTACGCGCGACGTCTCTGTTCGGGGGGCGGAGTACCAGCTGGTCTGCGTGCCAATTCCCGAAGGGGGTTATGTCAATCTCTACGGCGTGGAGATCACCGATCGTCGGGCCATGGAGGTGGCGGTGTGGGAGGCGAACCGAAAACTCAACCTGCTCAACAGCATCATCCGCCACGACATACTCAACCAGATCACGGTGCTTCAGGGATATATCGCACTCACCCTCCAGAAAGGTGAGGGAGGAGAATATCTCAAGCGGATCACCGATGCAACCGAGCGGATCCGGCGGCAGGTGGAGTTCACGCGCGATTATCATGAACTCGGGGTGAAGGGGCCGGTCTGGCAGTCGCCGGGGCGTGAGATGGACCGCGCCTGGAGGTCCCTCTCTCCGGTCGGCATCACGCTCCATTCAACAGTCGATCCCGACCTTCAGGTCTTCGCCGATCCGCTGTTCTGGCGGGTGCTCTACAACCTGGTGGACAACACGGTCCGCCATGCCGCCGGCGCCACGGAGATCCGTTTCTCTGCCGCTTCGGCCGGCGAGGAGATGCACCTGATCTATGAAGACAACGGACCCGGGATACCGGCAGGTCAGAAGGAGAGCCTCTTCAAGGAGGTGACAGGGCAGAAGAAAGGGCTCGGCATGTTCCTCTCACGTGAGATCCTCTCCCTGACCGGGCTTCTGATCCACGAGGAGGGCGAACCAGGACAGGGGGCGCGGTTTGTGATCACCGTCCCGGAAGGGGGTTTCAGGCGCCGCCCGGACGACGCCTGACCGCCACTCTTTTTATTCCGCAGGGAGAACGAGAAGACCGATGGCACTCCATGTTCTGGCCGTGGCCGGAAGCCCCCGGCGGCACGGCAACTCCGAAACCCTCCTCGACCGGGTGATCGCCTCGATGGCGGCCGAGGAGGGGATCGAGGTCGAGAAGGTCGCCCTCTCCGAGGTGACGGTGCACCCCTGCAAGGGGTGCAATGCCTGCGAACGGCTGAACCGATGCGTCCAGCGCGACGACCTCGACTGGCTCGGGCAGCGGCTCCTGGACGCCGACTGCGTACTGCTCTCCTCGCCGATCTACTGCATGGGCATCTGCGCCCAGGTGAAGGCGCTCATTGACCGGGCACAGGTCTTCAGGTCGAGAAAATATGTGCTGAAACTCCCGGTGGTCCCCCAGGAGAGGAAATGGAAACGGCTCGGATGTTTTATCTCAACTGCGGGCCAGAAATGGGACTATGTCTTCGATGCCGCTGTCCCGAGCGTGAAATGCTTTTACCATGTGATGGATATCAGGGACAGCGATATCGCCTATCTGATGATCAACGGCGTGGACCTTGCTGGCGAAGTCGAGAAACACCCGACGGCACTGGATGAGGCGGAGGCGCTCGGTAAAAAACTGGTGATTGAGATGAAGGAGCGGTTCGGCGATGGCAGTTAAGGTTCTTGGCATTTCGGGCAGCCCGCACCGGCGCGGAAACACCGAGACCCTCCTGGATGCATTCCTCCACGGGGCGGAGGAGGCGGGAGGCGAGGTGCGCAAGGTGGTGCTCCGCGACCTCGCCTATTCCTCCTGCCGGGGGTGCAATGCCTGCCATAAGAACGGAAGATGCGTGGTAAAAGACGACCTGACCGGACTGTTTGAGGAGATTCTGGCCGCAGACGTCCTTGCCATCGCCTCCCCGATCTATTCGATGGGGATCACCGCCGACCTGAAGGGGCTCATCGACCGGGCACAATACCTCTGGGCACAGAAATTCGTGCTGAAATCCCTCTACTTCTCAGACGAGCATATCAGGCTGCACAAGGGGGTGTTCCTCTCCACGGCCGGACAGGCCTGGGACCATGTCTTCGATTCGGCCTACCCGATGGTGACCGCCTTTTTCAACGGCGCCGGATTCGAGTATTACGACAACGTGATTGCAAACAATATGGACGAGTACGGCGGGATCAGGGGGCATCCGACCGCTCTCGCCGAGGCGGAGCAGAAGGGGGGGGAGGTGGTCGAGGAGATCAACTCCCTGCAGACTACAGGACAATCAGTGCACCGATGAGGGCGGCGAACGAGGCGGCGATCAGCACGGCGAATACGGCGGGGTTCCATGCCAGGACCTTTCTGCCGTCGAGGACGCTCACCGGGAGCATATTGAAGGTGGCGATCATGGCGTTGATCTGGACGCCCATGAACCCGATTGTGGCCA from Methanofollis fontis encodes the following:
- a CDS encoding rubrerythrin family protein; this encodes MATQENLRAAFAGESQANRKYAAFSEKADEEGFKNVGRLYRAASMAEAIHARRELVVMGGLKTTAENLQGSIEGETDEFTEMYPRFVEEAEKEGNDEAVITFTHAMKAEQVHAGLYTRALEAVQGGKDLDLTDVFLCPVCGNIVLNAVPERCPICGVPGVRFGSVE
- the radC gene encoding RadC family protein, with amino-acid sequence MKRMRDMADPDRPREKIATRGVGALTDRELIAAIIGRGVPGRDVLEIARDIEGVIADSGAPPYAALTEIQGVGSAKACQIAAAFELARRHYEPGEVRIAAPADVVPLVRHIADRKQEYFVCISLNGAGEVIGNREVTKGLINYSPVHPREVFADVITDRATSVIFVHNHPSGSLEPSREDIAMTRQLVSAAEILGIRVLDHIIITRRAHLSMRERGLL
- a CDS encoding cation diffusion facilitator family transporter, which produces MTDYRRVNRTLWLILTANILVAVAKASFGLMAGSMSMVADALHSTFDSASNVIGIIATRYAALPPDRNHPYGHAKVETLATLIIGGMLMLTAYWVISEGLGRLSGGASPTITGVTIAVMAGTLVVNLLVARYERRMGEELGSPFLIADSEHTKSDIWVSLSVLAGFVAVTLGYPIADPLIALLIGAVIGRMGLSILHEAGLILTDATTVECVEAVREAVAGIEGAKGFHRFRCRGTPGNLFADIHVTVDPQMSVEDAHAIASRVEAAIKGAVAGMQEVVVHIEPSRKEGEGKSG
- a CDS encoding flavodoxin family protein; translated protein: MGKKIIALLGSPVRNGNTAYLFEQAVAGAEEGGCEVERVMVPFLNFSPCMEILHCMEHEDCRMQDDVTPFYRRFREMDGLIIATPIMTMGIPGKLKSFMDRFQVYYMAKYMRKNSFISPDRRKQRKTLFICISGTNYDDVFDGALQTTRTFCEIIDCPYWDGVFQRDMDHVRDIRTRPEIVEACREKGRELCSIVGPSD
- a CDS encoding zinc ribbon-containing protein, translating into MTAEEPTKVKAGEKVGPGKYVCIDCGRELHVTESEKDLVKCPSCACETYQCFPMTHIRPDIKTPEDAVHPPKRK
- a CDS encoding desulfoferrodoxin FeS4 iron-binding domain-containing protein, with product MANVEEVGQIFICEICGNVVEVKEVGGGELVCCGEPMVLQE
- a CDS encoding carboxymuconolactone decarboxylase family protein translates to MEQKMKELEEKIGKVPKIFAELKDIEPDIYEKVMGIDQLVWADGALSKQTKKVIAIAIAAALRDRHAVRAQMAGAKNLGVRKEEIEEGLRVAFLLAGMPAYVYGKTALEEMMG
- a CDS encoding peroxiredoxin encodes the protein MEEAYSLPIIGEAAPDFQAVTTHGPMKLSELRGKWVVLFSHPADFTPVCTTEFMALARANDELEGLNVQLVGLSIDSVHSHLAWVRSIEEKMGVKIPFPVIADLDMKVARRFGMIHPGQSSTATIRTVFFIDPEGTMRAMIYYPLNNGRYIPEIVRLVKALQVTDQFKVSTPANWQPGDKVVVSPPKTAEEMERRGEEGYECKDWYLCFKQI
- a CDS encoding PAS domain-containing sensor histidine kinase; translation: MVPAQKRSVLLVGTAGKRFQTDDLEKQGDRWTVRAVPSSSDALTHLQEEPADLVVLCAGDPGIRDLLSVFSLPTPPSLVILREGAPPLIINAVKRASGDEIPEILSEAMDDRDHQRLLGEQERQLSTLLGSLPGMAYRCKNTPTHTMEFVSQGCLPLLGYPAEDLIGDRRVAYGDLIHPDDREGFWEAIQDAIDERRQFTLRYRVRTADGRTRWVREQGRGVVGEDGTLEVLEGFITDITPEAELRDEIERRGIIQTAILDNIPDLAWLKDGEGHYIAVNQAFEHASGFSRSEVVGRTDLEIWPRYLAERYMNEDREAMRSGCRQALVEPFVRVDGLETWVETVKTPIRNRSGNVTGTAGIARDITERRAMEEALRKSEERYRLFLLNFQGIAFRTGPDLLPLFLYGDVLGITGYTPDQLLRQKEIWEEVIYPADREGFLGTLEKTTRTGTAGAVDLRIIGKDGRVRWLHASVQRVADDSGHGVQGALFDITDRKDAEEQIRYLARFPQEDPGPVMRIGRDGIVAYANEASKPLLEEWGTSVGELLPPVWRSVVRGAVADGRSRTRDVSVRGAEYQLVCVPIPEGGYVNLYGVEITDRRAMEVAVWEANRKLNLLNSIIRHDILNQITVLQGYIALTLQKGEGGEYLKRITDATERIRRQVEFTRDYHELGVKGPVWQSPGREMDRAWRSLSPVGITLHSTVDPDLQVFADPLFWRVLYNLVDNTVRHAAGATEIRFSAASAGEEMHLIYEDNGPGIPAGQKESLFKEVTGQKKGLGMFLSREILSLTGLLIHEEGEPGQGARFVITVPEGGFRRRPDDA
- a CDS encoding flavodoxin family protein encodes the protein MALHVLAVAGSPRRHGNSETLLDRVIASMAAEEGIEVEKVALSEVTVHPCKGCNACERLNRCVQRDDLDWLGQRLLDADCVLLSSPIYCMGICAQVKALIDRAQVFRSRKYVLKLPVVPQERKWKRLGCFISTAGQKWDYVFDAAVPSVKCFYHVMDIRDSDIAYLMINGVDLAGEVEKHPTALDEAEALGKKLVIEMKERFGDGS
- a CDS encoding flavodoxin family protein, translating into MAVKVLGISGSPHRRGNTETLLDAFLHGAEEAGGEVRKVVLRDLAYSSCRGCNACHKNGRCVVKDDLTGLFEEILAADVLAIASPIYSMGITADLKGLIDRAQYLWAQKFVLKSLYFSDEHIRLHKGVFLSTAGQAWDHVFDSAYPMVTAFFNGAGFEYYDNVIANNMDEYGGIRGHPTALAEAEQKGGEVVEEINSLQTTGQSVHR